The DNA region TGGAGTAATGATCAGCAATTTATTCCTGCCTACTGCACTCGCTACTGAGCGAACTGCCTCAGGCATACCACAACGTTGAGCTAATTTAGTATATGAGATAGTTTCGCCATAAGGTATCTTACGGATTACATTCCACACCAGTTCTTCAAACCGGCTGCCATTTTCATGAAAGATCAGATCAAAACCTTGTCTTTCGCCACGAAAATATTCCATGAGTTGTTCTTTAGCCCTTTTAAATACTTCTTCCTCTCCCCTGCTGCTGAAAATGTAGACTTCTTCTGGACATTGATCTTCAATAAAGAATATTTCCCGTACTTCCAGGTCTTTTATCTTAAGGCAAATCTTAAAATCATCAAGTTCGATTATACATTTCATTATTCATTACCTCATTGGAGCGGGTGACGGGGATCGAACCCGCGACCCTCAGCTTGGGAAGCTGATGCTCTACCGCTGAGCTACACCCGCTTATATTACAATTAATTAATTTTACACTATAATAGGCAAGTAAATTATCTTTTATAATAATCCTTTCTGGATCACTTGTAAACTACCTGCCAGTATCTCCCTCAGTCGTTTTGCTTTCAGCCAGTCTATCTCTCCAGTCCATTCATTCATAAATATCTTTTTAAATTCCAAAGCTATGCAGCACACCCTTTCACCATAGGTATTATGCAGCCATCTGGAAAAATTCCCACCATCAAATTTTACGTTAATCCGCACATCAAGACATCTGCCAAAATAATCCTCACTCCGTAATTGCTCCACAATTTTATCTACAAGAGGAAACCAGGAGGAAGGCATGTTATTTGTGCCGATAATTATCTCAGGATTCTTCTCTGGATCATCGTATTCTGCACCTTCCCCACCTCGCTGGTGATTATAGGAATGCAGATCATAGATAAATATCCGCTCAAATTTTTCTAATAGCTTATCGATATGCTCCTGCACTGATTGATAATACCAATTATAACATTTCTTGCTGAATTCTATTTCTTCACTATCAGGTGTATTCACTCGAACCTGCAATCCCCAGGCCTGCTGTGGAGTAACATAAAATGACCCTCGTATTGGTCGATTTAAATCCACCTGAAACCTGCTGTAGTAAACAACTATCCGGTTTGAAGCAATCTCTGTAAAATACCCAGTAAAGGGGTCTTCCTCGTATAATCTCGCACTTTCAGATAGTGCCATATTCGCAGCAATGATCTCACTAAGCTTATGCCCGTTATGAATTGCAGTGCATACAACAGGCATCTTATAATCAAATTCAAAGTTCGCTATTTTGTAATTATTCTTCATAATAATCTCCCAGACAAAATTTGCTTCTCAATTCCAATATTGTAAAGCTAATTCT from Candidatus Stygibacter australis includes:
- a CDS encoding methylated-DNA--[protein]-cysteine S-methyltransferase, which encodes MKCIIELDDFKICLKIKDLEVREIFFIEDQCPEEVYIFSSRGEEEVFKRAKEQLMEYFRGERQGFDLIFHENGSRFEELVWNVIRKIPYGETISYTKLAQRCGMPEAVRSVASAVGRNKLLIITPCHRVILKSGEIGNYSGGTNRKKILIEREQKFNKSI
- a CDS encoding N-formylglutamate amidohydrolase encodes the protein MKNNYKIANFEFDYKMPVVCTAIHNGHKLSEIIAANMALSESARLYEEDPFTGYFTEIASNRIVVYYSRFQVDLNRPIRGSFYVTPQQAWGLQVRVNTPDSEEIEFSKKCYNWYYQSVQEHIDKLLEKFERIFIYDLHSYNHQRGGEGAEYDDPEKNPEIIIGTNNMPSSWFPLVDKIVEQLRSEDYFGRCLDVRINVKFDGGNFSRWLHNTYGERVCCIALEFKKIFMNEWTGEIDWLKAKRLREILAGSLQVIQKGLL